One window from the genome of Garra rufa chromosome 1, GarRuf1.0, whole genome shotgun sequence encodes:
- the LOC141322625 gene encoding uncharacterized protein yields MLKTRDDEELIKEKEENEESSQVEEENHLKTGERPLSCSQAKQKDLKKRRAEKCSTCTKCGKSFARKTDLERHMKIHTEEKPFTCDQCGKSFSHSSSLKEHMNIHTREKQYTCDQCGKVYLTASGLRNHLKVHTKVKPQSCHLCGKNFWHLQSLQVYENINTGVRESMCSKCEKISTSVTYLKLHKLIHTGENSYKCSQCNKRFSQSGDLKIHERIHTGEKPNVFTLQQEISSVNLKTHEMIHTGEKPFECTNYNKRFNQSASLKLHERIHNGEKPYECLHCNKRFSQSVHLKIHERIHTGEKPYECSHCNKRFNQSACLTRHERIHTEEKPYECSHCSKRFHQSVHLKTHERIHTGEKPYECSHCNKRFKQSSYLKIHERIHTGEKPYECSHCNKTFSRSVHLKTHERIHTGEKPNVFTLQQEILSVNLKTHEMIHTGEKPFECTNCNKRFNQSSSLKLHERIHNGEKPYECLHCNKRFRQSVHLKLHERIHTEEKPYECLHCNKRFSQSGHLKTHERIHTGEKPYECSHCNKRFKQSSYLKIHERIHTGEKPYECSHCNKRFSRSVHLKTHERIHTGEKPYECLHCNKRFSRSVHLKTHERIHTGEKAY; encoded by the exons ATGCTGAAAActagagatgatgaag agttgattaaagaaaaagaggagaatgaagaatcaagtcaagttgaAGAGGAAAATCATTTGAAAACTGGAGAAAgacctttgagttgctctcaagccaaacagaaagatttaaagaaaagaagagcagAGAAATGTTCCACCTGCActaagtgtggaaagagtttcgcaaGAAAAACAGATCTTGAGcgccacatgaaaattcatactgAAGAAAAACCATttacttgtgatcaatgtgggaagagtttttcacACTCATCAAGccttaaggagcacatgaacatccacactagagagaagcagtacacatgtgatcagtgtggtaaAGTGTATTTAACAGCTTCAGGTCTGAGAAATCACTtgaaagttcatacaaaggtGAAGCCACAATCATGCCATTTGTGTGGTAAGAATTTTTGGCATCTACAAAGTTTGCAAGTATATGAGAATATAAATACTGGTGTGAGAGAATCCATGTGttctaagtgtgaaaagatttctacttcagtaacttatttaaaattgcataagttgatccacactggagagaattcttataagtgttcacagtgtaacaagagatttagtcagtcaggagacctgaaaatacacgagaggatccacactggtgAGAAACCtaatgtgttcacactgcaacaagagatttcgtcagtaaatttgaaaacacatgagatgatccacactggagagaaaccttttgaGTGTACAAACTacaacaagagatttaatcagtcaGCATCTCTGAAattacatgagaggatccacaatggagagaaaccttatgagtgtttacactgcaacaagagatttagtcagtcagtacatttgaaaatacatgagaggattcacactggagagaaaccttatgagtgttcacactgcaacaaaagATTTAATCAATCAGCATGTCTAAcaagacatgagaggatccacactgaagagaaaccttatgagtgttcacactgcagcaAGAGATTTcatcagtcagtacatttgaaaacacatgagaggatccacactggagagaaaccttatgagtgttcacactgcaacaagagatttaaacaatcatcatatctgaaaatacatgagaggatccacactggagagaaaccttatgagtgttcacactgcaacaagacatttagtcggtcagtacatttgaaaacacatgagaggatccacactggtgAGAAACCtaatgtgttcacactgcaacaagagattttgtcagtaaatttgaaaacacatgagatgatccacactggagagaaaccttttgaGTGTAcaaactgcaacaagagatttaatcagtcaTCATCTCTGAAattacatgagaggatccacaatggagagaaaccttatgagtgtttacactgcaacaagagatttcgtcagtcagtacatttgaaattacatgagaggatccacactgaagagaaaccttatgagtgtttacactgcaacaagagatttagtcaatcaggacatttgaaaacacatgagaggatccacactggagagaaaccttatgagtgttcacactgcaacaaaagatttaaacaatcatcatatctgaaaatacatgagaggatccacactggagagaaaccttatgagtgttcacactgcaacaagagatttagtcggtcagtacatttgaaaacacatgagaggatccacactggagagaaaccttatgagtgtttacactgcaacaagagatttagtcggtcagtacatttgaaaacacatgagaggatccacactggagagaaagctTATTAA